GAACTCACCCTGCACATGGCCGCCGCCGTACTCGATCCGCCCCCCGGCCGCTGAGAGGACCGGTCGCCCGCCGCACCGGCCACGCCATCGCGGGGCCGAATGCGGCGGGCGTTTCCTCCTCGGACTCCGCGGGGGCGCGGTCCCGGGTGACTCGCTCACGCGGACGGTGGCGGCGCCCTGGGACGCCGCGGCGCAGGCACGACGGCCGGCCGGCGGCGTTTGACTCATGGGAACATCTCGGTGAACATTGCCTCAATGGACATTGAGGGAAATGCCCGGCGTGAGCGTGTCGCGCTGCATCACGCCCTGGCCGACCCGGCCCGGCTGGACATCGTGGACCGCCTGGTGGCCGGCGATCTGTCCCCCGGAGAGCTGGGACGGTCCCTCGGCCTGCCGTCCAACCTGGTGGCCCACCACCTGCGGGTGCTGGAGAACGCGGGTCTCATCGCCCGCACCCGGTCCCACGCCGACCGCCGCCGCTTCTACGTGCGGCTGATCCCCTCGGCGCTGGACGCGCTGACCCCCGGCGCGAGCATCACCGTGCCCCGGGTCGTGTTCGTCTGCACCCGCAACGCCGCCCGCTCCCCGCTGGCCGCCGCGCTGTGGGCCAGGCGCAGCGGCATCCCCGTCACCTCCGCCGGAACCCATCCCGGCCCCCGCCTCAATCCCCGGGCCGTCCACATCGCCCGGAAACACGGGCTGGACCTCGGCACCCGCGGCACCGCCCACGTCCGGGACGTGATCGACCCCGCCGACCTGGTCGTCACCGTCTGCGACAAGGCCAACGAGGAACTGACCCCCACGCCGCGCCGGGCGCACTGGTCGGTCCCGGACCCCGGCCCCGTCGACACCGACGAGATCTTCGAAGAGGTCCTGGCTCGGCTCGGCGAGCGCGTCGACCGGCTCGCCGTGCTCACCACGGTCGCGGGACGGCCCCCTGGTGCCGCGGATGGTGACATCTCACCCCCTTGATCCCGGCCGTCCCCGCACCACGACGCCCACAAGAAGGACACCGGTCTCACGTGAGCCCAGAGCTATCCAGACGGGATGACACTCCGGACGACCCGACCGGCCAGGACCGTGAAGCGGCCCGGCGCCGCCTGCGGGAGGTGGCGCTGGTGTTCCTCAAACTGGGCGCGATCGCCTTCGGCGGCCCGGCCGCGCATACCGCGATGATGCGCGACGAGCTGGTGCGCCGCCGCGGCTGGGTGGACGACCAGCGGTTCGTGGACCTGATGGGCGCCACGAACCTCATCCCCGGCCCGAACTCCACCGAACTGGCCATCCACCTGGGCTACGACCGGGCCCGCGGGCGCGGCCTCATCGCCGCCGGCGTGTGCTTCATCCTCCCGGCCGCGCTCATGGTCACCGCACTGGCCTGGGCCTATGTCACCTACGGTCACACCCCCGCCGTCGAGGGCATCCTGTACGGCGTCGTCCCGGCGGTGATCGCGATCATCGCGCACGCCCTGTTCGGCCTCCTCCGCACCGTCGTCAAGACCGTCTGGCTCGGCGCGCTGGCGGTCGCCGCCCTGGCCGCCTACCTGCTGGGCGTCAACGAGCTGCTGATCCTGGCCGCCGGCGCCCTGCTCGCCGCGGCCGTCCGGACGGCCCGCCGGTGGCGCCGCGACTCCGCCCAGGGGCTGCTGGCCGTACCGCTGCTCGGCCTCGGCGGCTCGCCGGTCTTCCCCGATCCCACCGGGGGGCAATTAGCGCAGTTGTTCCTCACCATGCTGAAGATCGGTTCGGTGCTGTACGGCAGCGGGTACGTGCTGCTGGCCTTCGTGCGCGGCGACTTCGCCGACCGGCTCGGCTGGGTCACCGACCAGCAGCTCATCGACGCGGTCTCCATCGGCCAGGTCACCCCGGGCCCGGTCTTCACCACCGCCACCTTCCTGGGCTACCTCGTCGCGGGCCCCGCCGGCGCGTTCCTGGCCACCGTCGCGATCTTCCTGCCCTCGTTCGTCTTCGTCGGCCTGCTCACCAAACTGACCGACAGGCTCCGCTCTCGCGACTGGACCTCCGCCCTGCTGGACGGCCTCAACGCCGCCGCGCTCGCCCTGATGGCCGGGGTGTCCTACGAGCTAGGCCGGACCGCCATCGTCGACTGGCCGACCACGGCCATCGCCCTGGCCACGCTGGCCCTGCTGTGGAGGACCCGCCTCAACAGCGCCTGGTACATCGCCGCGGGCGCCCTCATCGGCCTCGCCCACGCCACGCTGGGCTGACACCAGGCCGGTCAGCCGGGTGAGCGCGGTGAAGCCGTCGTCGGTGCCCGGCCAGTGCCGGCGGACGGCCTCCAGACCGGCGCGGCGGACGACCGAGCGCAGCACCGCGGTGACGACGATGGCGTCGTCGGCGTAGCCCAGAACGGGGATGAAGTCCGGCACCACGTCGATCGGGCACGCGAGATAGACCAGCAGCAGCGCCAGCCGCACACGAACGCCACGAGGCAGCGCCGGATCGGCCGCCAGCCGGCGGACCAGCCGCAACGTATCGGGCAGCAGCCGCAACGCCTCGCGCATCAGCCCGCCCCGGGGCCGGACGACGGCCAGCGCGCCGACCAGAACCACCCAGGTGACCACCAGCGCGCCCCCGAGCCCGATGACCAGGTCCCATCCCCACGATCCGGTCATGCCCGCCCCGTATCGCCGCGGCCGGTCGCCTCGGCCGCGGTTTCGGCGGACACACTGATCAACAAGCGACGTTGGTCGTCCGAATGAGCCATCGCTCAGATTGTCGCATCTGTACCATCAAGCGTGATCTGCGTGTTCGGCGCGGAGGCCCTGGAGGGCGGGTGAGCGC
The Sphaerisporangium krabiense genome window above contains:
- a CDS encoding arsenate reductase/protein-tyrosine-phosphatase family protein; this translates as MDIEGNARRERVALHHALADPARLDIVDRLVAGDLSPGELGRSLGLPSNLVAHHLRVLENAGLIARTRSHADRRRFYVRLIPSALDALTPGASITVPRVVFVCTRNAARSPLAAALWARRSGIPVTSAGTHPGPRLNPRAVHIARKHGLDLGTRGTAHVRDVIDPADLVVTVCDKANEELTPTPRRAHWSVPDPGPVDTDEIFEEVLARLGERVDRLAVLTTVAGRPPGAADGDISPP
- the chrA gene encoding chromate efflux transporter, which gives rise to MSPELSRRDDTPDDPTGQDREAARRRLREVALVFLKLGAIAFGGPAAHTAMMRDELVRRRGWVDDQRFVDLMGATNLIPGPNSTELAIHLGYDRARGRGLIAAGVCFILPAALMVTALAWAYVTYGHTPAVEGILYGVVPAVIAIIAHALFGLLRTVVKTVWLGALAVAALAAYLLGVNELLILAAGALLAAAVRTARRWRRDSAQGLLAVPLLGLGGSPVFPDPTGGQLAQLFLTMLKIGSVLYGSGYVLLAFVRGDFADRLGWVTDQQLIDAVSIGQVTPGPVFTTATFLGYLVAGPAGAFLATVAIFLPSFVFVGLLTKLTDRLRSRDWTSALLDGLNAAALALMAGVSYELGRTAIVDWPTTAIALATLALLWRTRLNSAWYIAAGALIGLAHATLG